A genomic region of Priestia aryabhattai contains the following coding sequences:
- a CDS encoding CBO0543 family protein: MILQSSIFTDFYKKSVDLNKQILHAWVEHSLFAWRWWLGILLIVISLTLWIKYRNRESADRLQYAGLFVALASSNLDYIGTFFGLWKYDYEIFPVISHYIPFSFFVLPITVIFLLQIRPRTNPLLKSLAYSIFSVIALPIVHWIGIYDPVKWHYFYSFIIQFFIYLIAHYISGTDKFKKLYST, encoded by the coding sequence ATGATACTACAGTCTTCTATTTTTACTGATTTCTACAAAAAATCTGTGGATCTTAATAAACAAATTTTGCACGCATGGGTTGAACATTCATTATTTGCTTGGCGCTGGTGGCTAGGTATTTTACTTATCGTTATTTCATTAACGCTTTGGATAAAGTATAGAAATCGAGAAAGTGCTGATCGATTACAATATGCTGGTTTATTTGTAGCTTTGGCTTCTTCAAATCTAGATTATATCGGAACATTTTTTGGGTTATGGAAATATGACTATGAGATATTTCCGGTCATATCGCATTACATTCCTTTTAGTTTTTTTGTATTACCTATTACGGTAATATTTCTTCTCCAAATAAGGCCAAGAACTAACCCTCTTTTAAAATCTCTAGCGTATTCCATTTTTTCCGTAATTGCTCTTCCGATTGTACATTGGATTGGGATATATGATCCTGTTAAATGGCATTACTTCTATTCATTCATAATACAATTTTTCATTTATTTAATTGCCCATTATATAAGTGGTACAGATAAATTTAAAAAGCTTTACTCTACCTAA